The following are encoded together in the Bacteroidales bacterium genome:
- the tig gene encoding trigger factor, with protein MNIIKTEKDDLNAVISLKITAEDYEPKVDKELKEYRKNAQIKGFRPGKAPMGLIKKMVGNQIVVQEIDKLVSESLTNYLIDEKLSIMGQPLPSEEQQQIDLENEKEHEFLFDIALAPEISLTIDDKISVPYYMIKIDDKLTEEEIDRHKKQFAKAEQSDTVEDNSYVKGNVVQTDAQGNKIEEGIFSEDTMISTEVIKDEKEKANFIGAEINNAVNFDIKKAFPNNTEIAGILKIDKEKVDEIEPNFQFIISEITNYIPAEIDQELFDKVYGKDLVKSEEEYREKIKSNFEKVYKDESDYRFGIDAKDILLEKAKLELPGEFLKRWLKATDREEKINDEILEKEYPIFEKDTQWQLIKGHIAKEQDFKITDEELRTESKKFTEAQFMQYGLPLNSLSEEQMASFIDKNLEKEEDRSRFAERAIENKVIFFVKDQVKLKKKTISLDDFKKLYEQSESK; from the coding sequence ATGAATATCATCAAAACCGAAAAGGACGATTTAAATGCAGTAATATCTCTAAAAATAACTGCTGAAGATTATGAACCTAAAGTTGACAAAGAACTTAAGGAATACAGAAAAAATGCCCAAATTAAAGGCTTTCGTCCCGGAAAAGCTCCTATGGGATTAATAAAAAAAATGGTCGGAAATCAAATTGTTGTACAAGAAATTGATAAATTGGTTTCAGAAAGTTTAACAAATTATTTAATTGATGAGAAGCTGAGTATTATGGGGCAACCTCTTCCGTCGGAAGAACAACAACAAATCGACCTTGAAAATGAAAAAGAACATGAGTTTCTTTTTGATATTGCTCTCGCACCTGAAATATCTTTGACAATTGATGATAAAATTTCTGTACCTTATTATATGATTAAAATTGATGATAAACTTACGGAAGAAGAGATTGACAGGCATAAAAAGCAGTTTGCTAAAGCTGAACAAAGTGATACTGTAGAAGATAATTCTTATGTAAAAGGTAATGTAGTTCAAACTGATGCTCAAGGAAATAAGATTGAAGAAGGTATTTTCTCTGAAGATACAATGATTTCAACAGAAGTGATTAAAGACGAAAAAGAAAAGGCTAATTTTATTGGTGCTGAAATTAATAATGCAGTTAATTTTGATATTAAAAAAGCATTTCCAAATAATACAGAAATTGCCGGAATCTTAAAAATTGATAAAGAAAAAGTTGATGAAATTGAACCGAATTTTCAGTTTATAATTTCAGAGATAACCAATTATATACCTGCTGAAATTGATCAAGAATTGTTTGATAAAGTGTATGGTAAAGATTTAGTGAAATCTGAAGAAGAATATAGAGAAAAAATCAAATCTAATTTTGAAAAGGTTTATAAAGATGAATCAGATTACAGATTCGGAATAGATGCTAAAGATATCCTTCTTGAAAAAGCAAAGCTTGAACTTCCCGGCGAATTCCTGAAAAGATGGTTAAAAGCAACAGACAGAGAAGAAAAAATAAACGACGAAATACTTGAAAAAGAGTATCCGATATTTGAAAAAGATACTCAATGGCAGTTAATTAAAGGGCATATTGCAAAAGAGCAAGATTTTAAAATTACAGATGAAGAATTAAGAACCGAGTCAAAAAAGTTTACTGAAGCTCAATTTATGCAATACGGTTTACCTTTAAATTCACTTTCTGAAGAACAAATGGCATCATTCATTGATAAAAATCTGGAAAAAGAAGAAGACAGAAGTAGATTTGCTGAAAGAGCTATAGAGAATAAGGTTATATTTTTTGTTAAAGATCAAGTTAAATTAAAGAAAAAAACAATATCTTTAGATGATTTTAAAAAATTATACGAACAAAGCGAATCAAAATAG
- the clpP gene encoding ATP-dependent Clp endopeptidase proteolytic subunit ClpP, giving the protein MNTEFNKYATKHKGISGLNLHKYYQAVQSSYISPTIIEERQLNVAQMDVFSRLMMDRIIFLGLPIDDYVANIIQAQLLFLESSDPSKDVQIYINSPGGGVYAGLGIYDTMQYISSDVSTTCTGIAASMAAVLLAAGEKGKRSALKHSRIMIHQPMGGVQGQVSDIEITFNEIKKLKDELYKVIATHTGKTFKQIEKDSDRDYWMRSEEAMKYGMIDKVLTNEKK; this is encoded by the coding sequence ATGAATACTGAATTTAATAAATATGCAACAAAGCATAAAGGGATAAGCGGTTTAAATCTTCACAAATATTATCAAGCGGTACAAAGCAGTTATATTTCTCCTACAATTATTGAAGAGCGTCAATTGAATGTTGCTCAAATGGATGTTTTCTCAAGATTGATGATGGACAGAATAATTTTTCTCGGATTACCAATTGATGATTACGTTGCAAATATCATTCAAGCACAATTATTATTCTTGGAATCTTCTGATCCTTCAAAAGATGTGCAAATATATATAAATTCACCGGGTGGCGGTGTTTATGCCGGACTGGGGATTTATGACACTATGCAATACATAAGTTCAGATGTTTCTACAACTTGTACAGGGATTGCAGCATCAATGGCTGCGGTTTTACTTGCTGCCGGAGAAAAAGGAAAACGTTCAGCATTAAAACATTCTCGTATTATGATACATCAACCGATGGGTGGTGTACAAGGACAAGTTTCTGATATTGAAATTACTTTCAATGAGATAAAAAAATTGAAAGACGAATTATATAAAGTTATTGCAACACATACAGGTAAAACTTTCAAGCAAATTGAAAAAGATTCTGACAGAGATTATTGGATGAGATCTGAAGAAGCAATGAAATACGGTATGATTGACAAAGTTTTAACTAATGAGAAAAAGTAA
- a CDS encoding RHS repeat-associated core domain-containing protein, translating to MQNQDITYTAFNKVKEISEGFNKGIPGVNLTFTYGLNNQRKKTVANNNGNIAQTKYFFGSYEKTINNLTGEITEYNYLPGGATFKTRATLQRGTVYEEMLFNYTDHLGSITHITDDEGTLLAEQSFDAWGRIRNADDWSYEDAVLSGIINRRGYTGHEMLPQFGIINMNGRLYDPALGRMLSPDNYIQMPDFTQNFNRYSYVLNNPLKYVDPNGEIVILIVGAAVGAFMGYMAGDMAGATGGDLVGYIGVGAVAGAIAGGVGAGVSSVLGGGSFGAGFMGTSAAATATTSFYTGSIIGATSGLTGGFINGTGTSLLQGNSFGESLEDGAIQGLIGAGSGYVLGGIAGGIDARRNNRSFGKGIPQEIYKSPVKNNYGTESGQCQLKTLEGLSKSYGYGDEYNYKKWLELNDGKLGVQTHKIENLVEKSVFKSNKLTGQIQTTNEKLINVSQTLSNDERVMMSLYSCKECRGHSVMVKKLRIRADGTYKIWFRETSPVWIVPRSGTKNLEQFYSFDFWSFY from the coding sequence ATGCAAAACCAAGATATAACATACACAGCATTTAACAAAGTTAAAGAAATAAGCGAAGGATTTAACAAAGGAATCCCCGGTGTTAACCTTACTTTTACATATGGTTTAAACAACCAAAGAAAAAAGACTGTAGCAAATAATAACGGAAATATTGCACAAACAAAATACTTTTTCGGAAGCTACGAAAAAACAATAAACAATTTAACAGGCGAAATAACAGAATATAATTATTTACCCGGCGGAGCAACATTTAAAACCCGTGCCACGCTGCAGCGTGGCACGGTATACGAAGAAATGCTCTTCAACTACACCGACCATCTTGGCTCAATAACCCATATAACCGATGATGAAGGAACTTTATTAGCTGAACAATCATTTGATGCATGGGGAAGAATACGCAATGCAGATGATTGGTCATATGAAGATGCCGTATTATCCGGCATTATTAACAGAAGAGGCTATACAGGGCACGAAATGCTACCTCAATTCGGCATAATAAACATGAACGGCAGATTATACGACCCCGCTCTCGGTCGCATGCTCTCCCCCGATAACTACATACAAATGCCCGATTTTACACAGAACTTTAATCGCTATTCTTATGTTTTGAATAATCCTTTGAAATATGTTGATCCGAATGGAGAAATTGTGATTTTGATTGTTGGTGCAGCTGTCGGTGCATTCATGGGTTATATGGCAGGAGATATGGCTGGTGCAACAGGTGGGGATCTTGTTGGATATATTGGTGTAGGAGCTGTTGCCGGTGCTATTGCTGGCGGAGTTGGTGCCGGAGTCAGTTCTGTTTTAGGGGGAGGTTCATTTGGAGCAGGATTTATGGGAACATCTGCTGCTGCCACAGCAACAACAAGTTTTTACACAGGTTCAATTATTGGTGCAACAAGTGGTTTAACAGGAGGCTTTATAAACGGCACCGGCACAAGTTTATTACAAGGTAATTCATTTGGTGAATCTTTGGAAGATGGTGCGATACAAGGGCTTATCGGTGCAGGTTCGGGTTATGTTTTAGGTGGTATTGCTGGAGGAATTGATGCACGTAGAAATAACAGAAGTTTTGGGAAAGGAATTCCTCAAGAGATTTATAAATCTCCTGTAAAAAATAATTATGGAACGGAAAGCGGTCAATGTCAATTGAAAACTTTAGAGGGATTATCCAAATCATATGGCTACGGAGATGAATATAATTATAAAAAATGGTTGGAGTTAAATGATGGAAAACTTGGAGTACAAACACATAAAATTGAAAATTTAGTTGAAAAAAGTGTATTTAAATCTAATAAACTTACAGGCCAAATACAAACAACAAATGAAAAATTAATTAATGTATCTCAAACACTTTCAAATGATGAAAGAGTCATGATGTCGCTATATAGTTGTAAAGAATGTAGAGGTCATAGTGTTATGGTAAAAAAGCTCAGGATAAGAGCAGATGGTACTTATAAAATTTGGTTTAGAGAAACTAGTCCCGTATGGATAGTTCCGAGGTCTGGAACAAAAAATTTAGAGCAATTTTACTCATTTGATTTTTGGTCATTTTATTAA